ACCGGCTGCTTTTTGCTCTTCCAGGCTTAACTGGGAGTGCGTGGTAGTAGCCGGATGAATGATCAGCGTTTTAGCATCACCCACATTTGCCAGGTGGTAGATTAACTGTAACGACTGTACGAATTTATCTGCTGCTTCGGTACCGCCTTTTATTTTAAAGCTCAGTACACCACCAAATCCGTTTTGCAGGTATTTTTTACCCAACGCATGGTATTTGTTTTCCGGCAGACCAGGATAATTTACAGAGATAACCTGTGGTTGTTTTTGCAGCCATAGTGCCAGGCTCATGGCATTGTCTACTGTGCGCTGTACACGGAGGGAGAGGGTTTCCAGTCCCTGGATGAAGTAGAATGAATTCTGTGGTGCCAGCGCAGGTCCCCAGGTACGTAAGCCGGCAACACGTGCGCGGATGATAAAGGCGATGTTGCCAAATGGGCTGTCGGCGCCGAATACGTCCCAGAATTTCATGCCATGGTAAGCTTCATCCGCTTCGCTGAATTGTTTGAACTTACCGTTGCCCCAGTTATAGTTACCGCCATCAACGATCACACCGCCAATGCTGTTGCCATGACCACCAATCCATTTGGTAGCGGCCTGCACTACCACGTTGGCGCCATGTTCCAGTGGACGGCATAAATAACCGGCAGCACCAAAAGTATTATCTACTATAAAAGGAATATCGTGTTTGCGCGCAATGGCAGCGAGTTTTTCAAAATCAGGAATGGAGAAGCCTGGGTTTCCGATCGATTCTGCGTAAATTGCTTTGGTATTTTCGTCTATCAAAGGTTCAAAGCTTTCCGGGTTGTCCAGGTCAGCAAAACGTGCTTCTACGCCAATCCTTTTAAAGCTTACTTTAAATTGGTTATAAGTGCCTCCATAGAGATAAGAGGAGGTCACAAAATTATCTCCGGGTAACAAAATATTATGCAATGCAATGAATTGTGCCGCCTGGCCGGAAGCTACTGCCAGCGCCGCTACACCACCTTCCAGTGCAGCTACTCTCTTTTCAAATACATCTGTGGTAGGATTCATAATCCGGGTATAGATGTTCCCGAACTGTTTCAGCTCAAAAAGATCTGCAGCATGTTCCGCACTGTCGAATGTAAAGGAAGTAGTCTGATAAATGGGCACTGCTGCTGCCTTGGTAGTTGCTTCTGGTTGGTAGCCGGCGTGTACCTGCAGGGTGTCATAATGTAAAGGCTTTTTAGACATAAGGCGAAATTTAAATGTGGAAATATAAATTAATGAAAGTCTACAAATATAGTAGACTAAATGAGATAATAAAATTATTTAACAATTATGTTGCTACAATCTTCAGTTACCCAAATTAATAATAAATACATCAACGTGTATGCAGTATTTTAGTACAGGCACGTGAATTGTGGTGGCAAGTTACGGAGTAATAGACAGATAAAATATTCATCTAAAATTATTATAGCATGAAAGCAGTTGCCGTATCTAAATTTAAAGACATTCCTGTTGTGATGGATCTTCCCAAACCTTCTCCCAGAGCAGGGATGGTATTGGTGAAGGTAACAGCTGCCGGCATCAATCCATTCGACTGGAAAATGATTGACGGCATTATGAATGATGGTAAAATGCCACACCAGTTCCCACTCATCATGGGTGTAGATGGCGCCGGTATCGTGGAAGAAGTAGGAGAAGGCGTAACCCGTTTTAAAAAAGGGGACAAGATCTACGGTCAATTTATTCATGCACCGGTAGGGGAAGGCGCTTTTGCAGAATACGCCATTGTACCGGAAAAGGCCGGCATTACGCATGCACCGGTAAGTATCAGTGCGGTGGAAGCGGCGGCAGTGCCTACAGCGGGCATGACGGCGCAGCAACTACTGGATAAACTGGATCTGCAAAAAGGAAATATATTGCTGATCAACGGTTCCACCGGTGGCGTAGGTTCCTTTGCTACGCAACTCGCTGACGCCAGAGGCTTACAGGTAATCGCCACCGTCAGTGATGAGGAAGGAGCCAAACGAATGCAGCAACTGGGCGCCGCCGTAACGATCAATTATAAACAGGCGCCATTGATACAACAAATGAGAGAACAATTCCCGGAAGGTATCGACGGGCTGATTGACCTGGTGAGCGATGCCGCCGGGTTCAGTGCCAACCTTAATTTGCTGAAAGCCGGCGGCGCCGCACTCACCACGCTTTTTGTGGCGGACGACAACGCATTGAAAGCCCTCAATATCAGGGGAGGCAACTTTGAAACCAAAGGCTCTGCTGCATCCCTGGATAAAATTTCGCAGGTCATCGACAACGGAACAATTACCATCCCTGTTGAAAATAAAATATCACTGGAAGAAGTACCCGCCGCTATTGCACTTAGCAGGCAGGGGAAAGGGAAGGGGAAAACGGTGATAATAATTTAGAGATTTACGGATTTTTTGATTTTGAGATTTTGCGATTTGTTTAAGTCGCGAAATCTCAAAATCAAAAAATCCGTAAATCTCTAAATATTTGGTACGGTGGCTTTAAAAATCTCCACACTATGATCTGTAGTTAACTGATACGTTTCTCCGTATGCAGCCAGCACCGATTGCCCTTTATGCAGGGCGATGGTATCAGAACCTTTAATGGTAGCGGAACCGTTCATGACGATCATTATTTCGGCAGCTTTGGCGGTATATTCATATACCTGTCCTGGTTGCAGGGTAATTTTACTTACCACGAAATCCGGCGCCGGTGTTGGATATATTTTTTCCATACCGTTGGCAATACTGTCGCCGGCAAGGACGTGCGGATGCACGGCTTCAAAGCGGGTATGTTTTAGCAGCTCAGGAACGTCTACATGTTTGGGCGTAAGCCCGCCACGCAACACATTGTCTGAATTGGCCATCAGCTCTACATTCTGTCCTTCGAGATAGGCATGCGGAATACCGGCGTCCTGGAACACGGCCTGTCCGGGATGCACGTGCATGATATTAAAGAAGTAGATAGAGAAGATGCCTCTGTCCAGTTTATCGTTACTGGAAGGATCGTTCAGTACCGCACGGGCAGCCCAGAAACCCGGTTCGGATTTCAGCAGGTTATTGCCTTTATACGCCCGTATCATACGGTCTGTAAGCGGTCGCAGAATTATATTTACTAATCCCTGGGGCATTTCCATCACGCTTTTGTATAAGCCGTAGTAGCCTTCTGAATTGAAGATGCTGACCAGGGATGTAAACTCGGGGATAGATATTAAGACCTCTTTTAATTTTTCTTCCGGGAGAAAACCATGCAGGAGCCAGAATTCGCTTAGCGCGACCATGATCTCCGGTTTATGATTGTCGTCTTTATAATTACGGTTTGGGGCGCCTAAGGGAATGCCTGCTTCATTTTCCCTGGCAAATCCTTTCTCCGCTTCTTCTTTAGTAGGATGTACCTGTATAGACAACATATCTTTTACATCCAGTATTTTAAGAAGATAAGGCAGTTCTTTAAACTGTCGCCATACCTGCGGACCAACCATCTCTGCGGGATCTTCCCCGATCAGTTGATTGAGCGGAACAGGCCCGTTAGCCGTAGCAATGGTGGAAGGAGCACTTACATGCGCGCCCATCCAGTATTCTGCACTTGGGATGTCTGATGGTGGAATACCCAGCAGTTTGGGAATATATTGATAACCACCCCACGCATAGTTTTGTACTTTTCCCTCCAGTCTGAATAGTTTCATATATAGTTAATGTGTTTATTTACAAAAAGTACTGAATTGATATTAATAGTCGTCAGCAAAAATACTGGTAAACCGCTAAACTAGTAAATAACTAAATTCGCAAATAATAAATTCATAAATAACCTGCAGTTTGATTAACCCACAAATAATGACGGTATGTCCGATCATCTCTCTATTGGCCGCCGCGGCGAAGAAATAGCACAGGCGTATGTACGGAAACATTGTACAATATTACATACTAACTGGAAAGCCGGCAGAAAAGAATTAGATATTATCGCCGTACAAAAAGGTGTTGTATATTTTATTGAAGTTAAAACACGTAGCAGTGCGCGTTTTGGTTGGCCGGAAACAGCAGTCAATTATAAGAAGCAGGAACATATTCAGCTGGTAGCAGCTGCCTACCTGGAACGGTTCGATTTACATCCTCCCGCTATCCGGTTTGATATTATCGCGATCACATTTACCGGAGATGATTATGAACTGATGCACCTGCGGGACGTTTTCTGAGGCTTGTAAGCCTTAACTAACGCTTAACAAAATAAACACCTGTAAATTATGTTTAATAAAAACCTTTGTTCTATCTTTGCAATGCACATGAAAGTTAACCCTTAGTTGTAATTGATCACCAACACTGTGGCTTAATTCAGCCTAATCATCTCCCGGGAAAAACTCCGTACAAAACCTGTAAGGTATTGTTCATTCATAAAATTATTATTATGAACTTATGGAGCTTAGTATTATTTATTCATCATTCGGCGGGACTGATCACCGGTACTAATACAACGTTGCATTATAGCATGCAGCAGGAGGAGGCATACAGTGCGAATATTTTTGTGAAGATAGAAGAGAAAGAGATTACCGGAAATTTGCAGGTAACTATATTAAACAGTCAATACATTCCTTTGCGCATCATCCCTTTTGCGCCAAACAGCATAGCAGCAGGACAACTGGTATGTTTGGCCGGACTTTCTTCCGGTAAATATATTGTTCGTATAACCATGGCCGATAGGGCCGCTGAAGAGCAATTCGTAATACGACAGTAGTACCTGTCGCGATGCTTTCGGGAGTCAGTTTAAAAATTATTACAAGTAAAAGGCGCCGGGAACTACCGGCGCCTTTTTATTTATCTATTTACTTATTTTATTATTTGCTTATAATCCCCAGATACCGGTATAGTTGTGTGGGGTGATTGCTTTCAGCTCTTTCTTCAGGGCGGCGCTTATTTTCAGGCCATCAATGAATTTGTGCATGCTTTTTTGTGTGATCTGTTCGCCGCCACGGGTCAGCTCTTTCAGGGCTTCATAGGGCTGCGGATAGTTTTCACGACGCAGCACTGTCTGAATCGCTTCCGCTACTACTGCCCAGTTTTTTTCCAGGTCTTCTTTTAACTTCGCTTCATTCAGGATCAGTTTTTCCAAGCCCTTATGAATAGATTTGGTGGCGAGCAGGGTATGACCAAATGGAACACCGAGGTTGCGCAATACCGTTGAATCGGTGAGGTCGCGCTGCAGGCGGGATACCGGCAGTTTGGCGCTCAGGTGCTCAAACAGGGCATTTGCGAGGCCGAGATTACCTTCCGCGTTTTCGAAATCGATCGGATTCACTTTATGCGGCATGGCTGAGGAGCCTACTTCATTCTTCTTGATCTTTTGCTTGAAATAATCCATGGAGATATAAGTCCATATATCCCGGCAGAAATCAAGCAGGATATTATTGATCCTTTTCAGGGCGTCAAATTGTGCGGCGATATTATCGTAGTGTTCAATCTGCGTGGTATATTTCATACGTTGCAGCCCCAGCGTGGTATTCACGAACTTCTCGCCAAATTTTTCCCAGTTGATTTTAGGGAAAGCAACATAATGCGCATTGAAGTTGCCGGTAGCGCCACCAAATTTTGCTGCAAAAGGAATATCGCCCAGCAGGTTGATCTGACCTTCCAGTCTTTCTACAAAAACCAGGATCTCTTTTCCCAGGATGGTAGGAGAGGCGGGTTGTCCGTGTGTACGGGCCAGCATCGGGATCTTCATCCATGACAGTCCCATTTTTTTCAGTTCCAGCACCAGGTTGGCCAGGGCGGGCATATACACATGTTCTACGGCGTCTTTCCAGAACAGGGGCGTAGCGGTATTGTTTACGTCCTGTGAGGTCAGGCCAAAATGCACCCACTCCAGTTTATCTTCCAGGCCCAGGTTCTTCATTTCATTTTTCAGAAAATATTCTACGGCTTTTACGTCGTGATTGGTGATTTTTTCTGTCTCTTTGATCAGTTGGGCGTGTTCAATAGTGAATTCCTGGTATATTTTACGCAGCGCCGGTACCTTGGCTTTGGGCAATGAAAACAGCTTCTGCCCGGACAGCGCGATGAAATATTCCACCTCTACCATCACACGGTAACGGATCAACGCAAATTCAGAAAAATAATTGGCCAGTTCTTCCAGTTGCTTGCGATAGCGCCCGTCCAGCGGGGAAATGGCAGTTAATGGTTGTAGTTGCATAATGTATGAATTCCAGTAATTACAATTAACAAGTTTGATGGAAACAAGTCCTTTTTTACCCCTGCCCGAAAGGAAGGGGATTTTCTATTTGGAACTTGTTATCCGGGATTTAGTTACTTTTGCAGCTTCAAAATTACTGAAATTGGAACGGAAAGTAAAAGTTGCGGCTGTAAGTTATTTGAATACGAAGCCTTTATTGTATGGATTCAGGAATCACCCTGTGATGGAGATGATGGAATTATCAATGGATTATCCCGCTAAAATAGCCCAGCAGCTTATAGATGGAGAGGTAGATGTGGCGTTGGTGCCGGTAGCTATTATCCCCAAATTAAAAGAATATCATATTATCGCAGATTATTGTATCGGCGCTGAAGGTCCTGTGGCCTCCGTATGTTTATACAGCGATGTACCGCTGAATGATATTAAACGGATCTACCTGGATTATCAAAGCCGTACTTCTGTTGCCCTGCTCAAGTTGCTGGTACGTGAATACTGGAAACTGGATGTGGAACTGGTGCCTACTACCGGCGATTACCAGGATAAAATAAAAGGTACGGATGCCGGCCTGGTTATAGGCGACCGCGCATTAGCCCAGCGTAAAGTATCTCCTTTTATATATGATCTCGCAGAAAACTGGATGCGTTTTACCAGTCTGCCTTTTGTTTTTGCTGCATGGATCAGCAATAAATCGCTGCCAGCCGCCTTTGTAAAGGAATTTAATGAAGCTACCGGTATCGGTACACAGAACATTCCCGCTGTAGTCGCGGAAAACCCATATGATCTGTACGACCTGACCACTTATTATATCCATAACATCAGTTACCCGCTCACACCTGCGAAACGTCAGGGTATGCAAAAGTTCCTGGGTTATCTGCAGGAGGATAAATAAGCAGGGGGGAAGACAATCCAATTCTCATGCGGCAATTATGCAATGATTAAGTATCTTCATGTTTCACACGTCGATCGAAATCATCAAAATAAAATGCGGTCATGAAAATTGGCATCCTTGGCAGTGGTCCGGTTGGACTAACTCTTGGAAAGGGGCTTATTCAAACAGGGCACCAGATTACCATTGGTACCCGTAATCCTTCTAAAGAATCCTTACAACAATGGGTAAAGAAGCAAGGTAAGCAAGCGGCTGCCGGTACATTCCGGCAGGCAGCTGAATTCGGGGAGGTTATACTGATCTGCACCAGCTGGATAGGTACTAAAAAAGCAATTGAAGCTGCCGGCATCTGGAATTTCAAACGTAAAACTATTGTAGACGTTACCAATCCGGTGGATGGTAAAGGGCCGGACGAAAATGGCCGGCTTACGCTGGTTATCGGTCATACTAATTCAGCCGGAGAACAAATTCAGGCCTGGCTTCCTCCCGATGCCAACGTGGTAAAGGCGCTGAGCTGTATCGGCCATCAGCACATGCTACTACCTGATTTTAAGGAAGGACCGCCCACTATGTTTATCGCAGGAAATAATGCAGACGCCAAAAGGCTGGTCATAAACCTGCTACACCAGATAGGCTGGCATGATGTAGCCGACATGGGAAATATAGAAATGAGCCGGAGTATAGAACCCCTCTCTATTTTATGGACTGCCTACGGCTTTATGAATAACAGCAGCGCGCATGCGTTTAAGCTATTAAAAAAATAAAGACGACACAACTGATGAGCAGATTTTAAATGCCACATTTATCTCCGCTCATCAGTTGGATCATCGTTGTAATCGTTTCATCACTGTACCCGGCGCACATTAATATAGAAGTTATTATCTACCTCAAAATCTTTCACATCCCGTAAGCTGATATTTGCTGTACGCCAGGAGGTGCCAGGGTAGATCATTTTAAAACCAGTTTCGCTCAATTTTACTTTCACCGGCATATTGAAATCCTTCACATCTGTTACCCAGCGGTATTGCAGCTGTTGTCCGTTGATACGGTATTCCAGGGTAGGGATAGAAGTATGACGCAGGTACTGATCGAATACTTTGCTCAGGTCCATTCCTGCCGCCATGCTCATATAACGTTCTATTTCCTGTGCAGTCACGGTTTTATGATAGAAGGTTTTATTCATTCCCCGCAGCATTTGCCGGAAAGCCTCATCGTTATTCATGATCTGCCGGATATTATGGATCATGTTAGCACCTTTGTAATACCGGTCGCCACTACCTTCTGCATTTACGCCATAGGGAGCAATGATCGGCACATCATTCTGTATTTTTTTGCGGATGCCCGTCACGTATTCCTTCGCTGCTTTTGCGCCATACTGGCATTCTGTAAAAAGGGTTTCGGCATAGTTGGTAAATGACTCATGGATCCACATATCTGCTTCATCCCTGCTGGAAATATTGTTACCAAACCATTCATGCCCGCTTTCATGGATGATGAGAAAGTCCCATTTCAATCCCCATCCGCTGCCGGAAAGGTCCTGGCCATTGTAGCCCATCATATATTTATTACCATAGGCCACGGCACTCTGATGCTCCATACCCAGGTAAGGCGCTTCCACCAGCTTATAACTGTCTTTATAAAAAGGATATTTACCAAACCAGTATTCATAACATTTCATCATGGGCTTTACCACCTGGAAATGTTCTTTCGCTTTATCTTTATTATAGTCGAGTACCCAGTAGTCGAGATCCAGTTTGCCGCCTTCACCGGAGTAGGTATCTTTTATTTCCGTATAGTGACCGATGTTGACGGCCACATTGTAGTTATTGATCGGACTACTCACGTACCAGGTGTAGGTGGTTGTTCCATCGCCGTTCTCTGTTTTGTTTTTCAGCCGGCCGTTGGATACATCGGTCAGTTCAGCAGGTACGGTAACGTTGATGGTCATGTTTTCCGGTTCATCACTCAGGTGGTCTTTATTGGGCCACCATATGCTGGCACCCAAACCCTGACAGGCAGTGGCTATCCATGGGCGGTTCAGGCTATCTTTTGCCCATACCACGCCGCCATCCCAGGGGGCATTGACTGCTCGTCTCGGCTTGCCGCTATAGAATACCGTTATTTTTTTCGACTTGTTTTTCACCTGTGGTGCTTTCATTTTCACAAACCAGGCATTGCCATCACGGGTAAATTCCAGTGATTTCTTATCCTGCACCACGCTGTCGATGACCATAGGCACCTGCAGATCTATCTGCATGGTGGAATCGGTTTTTAAAACCTTGTAGGTGATGGTATTGAACCCACTAAATGTACTATCTGAGGGATTCACTGCCACGTGCAGGTCGTAAGAGATTACATCCCACCAGGCGCGCTGGGGAGTGATGGAACCTCTGAGCGTGTCTGCACGCGTGAAGTGTTGTTGCGCTCCGGCTGTTAAAGTTGCCAGCAGCGCCATACAAAGCATAGGTATGCCGCGCATATTTATTCGTATATTTTAGCTGGAAAGA
The Chitinophaga sp. MM2321 DNA segment above includes these coding regions:
- a CDS encoding M1 family metallopeptidase produces the protein MRGIPMLCMALLATLTAGAQQHFTRADTLRGSITPQRAWWDVISYDLHVAVNPSDSTFSGFNTITYKVLKTDSTMQIDLQVPMVIDSVVQDKKSLEFTRDGNAWFVKMKAPQVKNKSKKITVFYSGKPRRAVNAPWDGGVVWAKDSLNRPWIATACQGLGASIWWPNKDHLSDEPENMTINVTVPAELTDVSNGRLKNKTENGDGTTTYTWYVSSPINNYNVAVNIGHYTEIKDTYSGEGGKLDLDYWVLDYNKDKAKEHFQVVKPMMKCYEYWFGKYPFYKDSYKLVEAPYLGMEHQSAVAYGNKYMMGYNGQDLSGSGWGLKWDFLIIHESGHEWFGNNISSRDEADMWIHESFTNYAETLFTECQYGAKAAKEYVTGIRKKIQNDVPIIAPYGVNAEGSGDRYYKGANMIHNIRQIMNNDEAFRQMLRGMNKTFYHKTVTAQEIERYMSMAAGMDLSKVFDQYLRHTSIPTLEYRINGQQLQYRWVTDVKDFNMPVKVKLSETGFKMIYPGTSWRTANISLRDVKDFEVDNNFYINVRRVQ
- a CDS encoding NAD(P)-binding domain-containing protein; this encodes MKIGILGSGPVGLTLGKGLIQTGHQITIGTRNPSKESLQQWVKKQGKQAAAGTFRQAAEFGEVILICTSWIGTKKAIEAAGIWNFKRKTIVDVTNPVDGKGPDENGRLTLVIGHTNSAGEQIQAWLPPDANVVKALSCIGHQHMLLPDFKEGPPTMFIAGNNADAKRLVINLLHQIGWHDVADMGNIEMSRSIEPLSILWTAYGFMNNSSAHAFKLLKK
- the purB gene encoding adenylosuccinate lyase, producing the protein MQLQPLTAISPLDGRYRKQLEELANYFSEFALIRYRVMVEVEYFIALSGQKLFSLPKAKVPALRKIYQEFTIEHAQLIKETEKITNHDVKAVEYFLKNEMKNLGLEDKLEWVHFGLTSQDVNNTATPLFWKDAVEHVYMPALANLVLELKKMGLSWMKIPMLARTHGQPASPTILGKEILVFVERLEGQINLLGDIPFAAKFGGATGNFNAHYVAFPKINWEKFGEKFVNTTLGLQRMKYTTQIEHYDNIAAQFDALKRINNILLDFCRDIWTYISMDYFKQKIKKNEVGSSAMPHKVNPIDFENAEGNLGLANALFEHLSAKLPVSRLQRDLTDSTVLRNLGVPFGHTLLATKSIHKGLEKLILNEAKLKEDLEKNWAVVAEAIQTVLRRENYPQPYEALKELTRGGEQITQKSMHKFIDGLKISAALKKELKAITPHNYTGIWGL
- the manA gene encoding mannose-6-phosphate isomerase, class I, producing MKLFRLEGKVQNYAWGGYQYIPKLLGIPPSDIPSAEYWMGAHVSAPSTIATANGPVPLNQLIGEDPAEMVGPQVWRQFKELPYLLKILDVKDMLSIQVHPTKEEAEKGFARENEAGIPLGAPNRNYKDDNHKPEIMVALSEFWLLHGFLPEEKLKEVLISIPEFTSLVSIFNSEGYYGLYKSVMEMPQGLVNIILRPLTDRMIRAYKGNNLLKSEPGFWAARAVLNDPSSNDKLDRGIFSIYFFNIMHVHPGQAVFQDAGIPHAYLEGQNVELMANSDNVLRGGLTPKHVDVPELLKHTRFEAVHPHVLAGDSIANGMEKIYPTPAPDFVVSKITLQPGQVYEYTAKAAEIMIVMNGSATIKGSDTIALHKGQSVLAAYGETYQLTTDHSVEIFKATVPNI
- a CDS encoding NADP-dependent oxidoreductase, coding for MKAVAVSKFKDIPVVMDLPKPSPRAGMVLVKVTAAGINPFDWKMIDGIMNDGKMPHQFPLIMGVDGAGIVEEVGEGVTRFKKGDKIYGQFIHAPVGEGAFAEYAIVPEKAGITHAPVSISAVEAAAVPTAGMTAQQLLDKLDLQKGNILLINGSTGGVGSFATQLADARGLQVIATVSDEEGAKRMQQLGAAVTINYKQAPLIQQMREQFPEGIDGLIDLVSDAAGFSANLNLLKAGGAALTTLFVADDNALKALNIRGGNFETKGSAASLDKISQVIDNGTITIPVENKISLEEVPAAIALSRQGKGKGKTVIII
- a CDS encoding menaquinone biosynthesis protein codes for the protein MERKVKVAAVSYLNTKPLLYGFRNHPVMEMMELSMDYPAKIAQQLIDGEVDVALVPVAIIPKLKEYHIIADYCIGAEGPVASVCLYSDVPLNDIKRIYLDYQSRTSVALLKLLVREYWKLDVELVPTTGDYQDKIKGTDAGLVIGDRALAQRKVSPFIYDLAENWMRFTSLPFVFAAWISNKSLPAAFVKEFNEATGIGTQNIPAVVAENPYDLYDLTTYYIHNISYPLTPAKRQGMQKFLGYLQEDK
- a CDS encoding YraN family protein; the protein is MSDHLSIGRRGEEIAQAYVRKHCTILHTNWKAGRKELDIIAVQKGVVYFIEVKTRSSARFGWPETAVNYKKQEHIQLVAAAYLERFDLHPPAIRFDIIAITFTGDDYELMHLRDVF
- a CDS encoding O-acetylhomoserine aminocarboxypropyltransferase/cysteine synthase — its product is MSKKPLHYDTLQVHAGYQPEATTKAAAVPIYQTTSFTFDSAEHAADLFELKQFGNIYTRIMNPTTDVFEKRVAALEGGVAALAVASGQAAQFIALHNILLPGDNFVTSSYLYGGTYNQFKVSFKRIGVEARFADLDNPESFEPLIDENTKAIYAESIGNPGFSIPDFEKLAAIARKHDIPFIVDNTFGAAGYLCRPLEHGANVVVQAATKWIGGHGNSIGGVIVDGGNYNWGNGKFKQFSEADEAYHGMKFWDVFGADSPFGNIAFIIRARVAGLRTWGPALAPQNSFYFIQGLETLSLRVQRTVDNAMSLALWLQKQPQVISVNYPGLPENKYHALGKKYLQNGFGGVLSFKIKGGTEAADKFVQSLQLIYHLANVGDAKTLIIHPATTTHSQLSLEEQKAAGVEPGLLRISLGIEHIDDITGDLEQAFAAL